In Anopheles gambiae chromosome 2, idAnoGambNW_F1_1, whole genome shotgun sequence, a single window of DNA contains:
- the LOC5667717 gene encoding homeotic protein proboscipedia, whose translation MQEVCNSLEHMGAQIKSESPAIGSLHVGTAVVVGSETDITNAQQVSLTTNQQQQTIIAGSTQLIGRKQVICDKTTRVATQLSVITSVEPLGAQAATQQQPHQQQRIADTSYWMQNESGFINSQPSMAEFLTHIDSESPKLVTQGIPIGPSDNMESVPEYPWMKEKKTARKATAQAEFVAENGLPRRLRTAYTNTQLLELEKEFHFNKYLCRPRRIEIAASLDLTERQVKVWFQNRRMKHKRQTLSKTDDDESGKDDLKDSNSKKSCQGCELPSDDIPDSTSSSRGMNNNTPNTVMTPNSTIDISTPTGGGGSTSGGTNAVSADSSVASTDSIDEEDDVHAKVKKKSDAIKKESVSSTKVSNSNSFKSYDNSGYPKDNGLISGPPSAAIPIPHSPVSSSAISPTNNINSNNNNSNNNNNLQLYYNHPNHSYGVIKHKCPPGPVIGHEIEGSPATTGPSAGGIYFNNKQQEYFSKTECGLHYQPSYQHYQKTVVPPGAIYTNTQHILNDSYQGAQKIDYNPAQSLKGFSTKPLVQDNSQKLHHQQQMQNDPTFQSQNQPFYNSCDTGHNGAGQYVPSGQHYYSNDYDPQHEFGGGTGYYEHTKMSLVGQNHYYDSMGSFQHNTVASNNNMEYQGNAPYAGIDAALPGGIGNESCESYAFHQSSHLASAYYEQQHQHQQHQSQQNHHHQHAFQHHSIQQLQVFPHQQQTHSNPTGVSGVNNATVAKTTTHIENHHDITTGEHCSFNGCPPGSSTSTTQSKAAAMVSMDNSNSSDFNFLSNLANDFAPEYYQLS comes from the exons ATGCAAGAGGTTTGCAATTCTCTCGAACACATGGGTGCGCAAATTAAATCTGAATCTCCGGCGATCGGTTCGCTTCATGTCGGAACAGCAGTCGTGGTTGGAAGTGAAACAGATATAACCAATGCTCAGCAAGTTTCACTTACCacaaaccagcagcagcaaaccatCATCGCAGGTAGCACTCAATTAATCGGCCGAAAACAAGTGATCTGTGATAAAACAACACGAGTTGCCACCCAGTTATCCGTTATAACTTCCGTAGAACCCCTCGGCGCTCAAGCTGctacgcagcagcagccacatcAGCAGCAACGTATCGCGGACACATCTTATTGGATGCAAAACGAAAGTGGTTTTATCAACTCACAACCCTCAATGGCTGAATTTTTGACACATATCGATAGCGAGAGTCCCAAACTTGTTACGCAAGGAATTCCAATTGGACCCAGTGATAACATGGAGTCCGTACCAGAGTATCCCTggatgaaggaaaaaaaaacagcacgcAAAGCGACTGCACAAG CTGAGTTTGTTGCAGAAAATGGCTTGCCACGACGATTACGCACAGCGTACACCAACACGCAACTACTTGAGCTCGAGAAAGAGTTTCACTTCAACAAATATCTTTGTCGGCCACGGAGAATTGAAATAGCAGCTAGTCTTGATTTAACAGAAAGACAG GTCAAAGTGTGGTTTCAAAATCGGCGAATGAAGCACAAACGACAAACACTTTCCAAAACTGATGATGACGAATCTGGAAAGGACGATCTCAAGG ATTCCAACTCAAAAAAATCTTGTCAAGGATGTGAGCTGCCCTCGGACGACATACCAGATTCGACCTCCAGTTCACGGGGCATGAACAATAATACTCCCAACACTG TTATGACACCGAATTCCACCATCGATATAAGCACTccgactggtggtggtggaagcaCGAGTGGCGGAACCAACGCAGTCAGTGCTGATTCAAGTGTAGCCTCCACGGATAGCATCGATGAGGAGGATGATGTACACGCCAAAGTTAAGAAAAAATCTGAC GCGATAAAGAAAGAATCGGTTAGCTCAACTAAAGTTAGTAATAGCAATTCTTTCAAAAGCTACGATAACTCTGGCTACCCAAAAGATAATGGGCTGATATCTGGTCCCCCATCAGCAGCAATACCTATTCCGCACAGTCCAGTTTCTTCTTCAGCCATTTCTCCGACCAACAATATAAatagcaacaataacaacagtaacaacaacaataatctTCAGTTATACTATAATCATCCCAATCATTCGTACGGAgtcataaaacataaatgtccACCTGGACCAGTCATTGGCCATGAAATTGAAGGATCGCCTGCAACTACGGGACCTTCTGCTGGaggaatttatttcaataataaGCAACAGGAATATTTTAGTAAAACGGAATGTGGGTTGCACTATCAACCATCATATCAGCATTATCAGAAAACAGTCGTGCCCCCTGGAGCAATTTATACCAATACCCAACACATACTCAATGATAGCTACCAGGGTGCACAGAAAATAGATTACAATCCCGCTCAGAGTTTAAAGGGTTTTAGCACTAAGCCCTTAGTACAAGATAATTCCCAAAAGttgcaccaccaacaacaaatgcAAAATGATCCAACGTTCCAGTCACAGAATCAACCTTTTTATAACAGCTGCGATACAGGCCATAACGGCGCCGGCCAATATGTTCCAAGTGGACAGCATTACTATTCGAATGATTATGATCCACAGCACGAGTTTGGTGGTGGGACAGGCTACTATGAACATACCAAGATGAGTTTAGTTGGACAAAATCACTACTACGACAGCATGGGTTCCTTTCAACATAATACTGTAGCTTCTAACAATAACATGGAGTATCAAGGCAATGCACCGTACGCTGGTATTGATGCTGCACTACCAGGTGGAATAGGCAATGAATCCTGTGAATCCTATGCCTTCCATCAATCGTCCCACCTAGCTAGTGCATATTatgaacaacaacatcaacatcaacagcacCAATCGCAGcaaaatcaccaccaccagcacgctTTTCAACATCACAGCATTCAGCAATTACAAGTTTTCCCTCATCAACAGCAAACGCATTCAAACCCTACCGGAGTATCTGGTGTGAATAACGCTACTGTAGCCAAGACAACAACCCATATCGAAAACCATCACGATATTACCACAGGCGAGCATTGCTCGTTCAACGGCTGTCCACCAGGTAGCAGCACTAGTACAACTCAATCAAAAGCAGCCGCTATGGTTAGCATGGACAATTCCAATTCGTctgatttcaattttctcaGCAATCTAGCGAATGATTTCGCTCCAGAATATTATCAACTCAGCTAA